The DNA region CTCGCGTCCGCGCGCGGGCCGGCGGCCGGGCCGGAGTGGGGCGGAGACAGGAGCGTCGGCCCGGCGGCAAGCCGGGCCGCGCGGCGAGCGGAGCGAGCCCTTGATGAAGCAGGGAAAGTCTGACCGCGCTCGTTGGCTGACTGCGGCCTGATGGCGAACCCGACGCCTCGGCTAACGTGATGACATGCCCTCTTCGCTGGACACACCTCGCGGCGCTGCCGAGCTGGCCGAGTCGTTGTTGCCTCCGCTCGGGAACAGGTGGCTGCACACGCAGGCAGTCGCGGAGCGCGCTCGGGAGGCATCGCCAGCAGTGCCGGAGGATGAGCGGGACCTCCTTGTCGCCTCTGCCTGGCTGCACGACATCGGGTATGCCCCCGAGTTGCGGGAGACCGGCTTTCATCCCCTCGACGGTGCGCGCTATCTGGAGTCGCTCAATGCACCCCGCCGGCTTGTCTGTCTGGTCGCACATCACTCCGGCGCGGTGTACGAGGCAGAACAGCGCGGCCTGGTTGCCGAGTTGAAGCCATACGAGCGCGAGGACACTCCGATCCTGGACGCTCTGATCTTCGCCGACATGACGACTGGCCCTGCCGGTGAGCGGTTCGACTTCGACCGCCGCATGGACGAGATCCTCGTGCGCTACGAGCGAGGGAGCGAAGTACACAACGCCATCAGCAACGCACGGCCGTACCTTGGGGCGGCGGTGCAGCGGACGCTTGACCGCCTGTCTCCTCACGGTGAGTAGGCTGAATCACCCGATGTAGGGCTCTGCCCGCTCGCTGAGGCCGTGGTCGATCCGCAGTCGCATCGACGGGTGGATGTTCAGCTCGTCCAGCCGCTCCGGGGCGACGAAGGCAACTTCCTTGCTCTCGCTGCTCGTTCGCAGTCGGCCGCCGACGATGCGGGCGGAGAAGCAGATCGAGAACTGTTGTCGTACCTCGCCGTCGTCGTACGCCATGACGTGCGCGGGGTCGGTGAACAGGCCCACCAGGCCCGTGACTTCGATGTCGAACCCGGTCTCTTCCTTCGTCTCGCGTACGGCCGCGTCGGGCGCGGACTCGCCGACGTCGACACCGCCACCCGGCAGAGCCCATAGGCCGTTGTCCGTCTTGTGGATCAGCAACAGCTTTCCGGATTCGTTCCTTGCTACGGCTGTGACCGATGGAACGATACTGTTCGCCTGCGGTGCGTCCGGGTCGTTGAAGTAGTCCACGCGAGCCATGAGCCCAGCGTGCCACGACCGCCGGCAAGGGTTAGGCGGGTGTCGAGCGCTCCCAGGCGTAGTCGAAGCTGCGCATGTAGTGCCGGAATGTCCTTGCTCCGGGGAGGTAGCGGAAGTGCAGGACTGGGTTCTGTCCTGCTGGTGCTCCTAGGACGTGCGGGTTGACAAGCATGTCGTCATCGAACCGGTAGATCGAGTTGTAGAGGATCGTGTCGTGGAGCCGCAGTTCGACGCCCGGTGTGCCGGTCGCCGGAGAGATGTAGTGCTGGCTCAGCTTCGCGCGTGCAGCGAGGCTGTCCCCGATCCCTTCCTCTTCGCCGCGCTGTTGGATCATCACTGACTCGGGGTCGCCTAGCAGAACACGGATCTTCGCCCCCGCCTTGGCCTTCTCGGCGAACTGGTCGGCAAGGTCCGGATGGCTGTCGAAGAGGAACAGTCCTGCGTAGACCAGGATTTCGACCTGGCTTGTCGCTTTCTCGATCAGCGACTCCCACAAGTGGCCTGGCACGGCCCCGCGGTTCGGGTAGAACGTGACCAGCTCGGACGTGCTCGCCGTCTCGGCCTGCTTCTCGACGGCCGGCCACAGATAGACCTCGTCCACTCCGAGGAAACTGGCCGCCTTCCAGCGGTGGCTGCGGTGCGGTGTCCGCTCCAAGGTGATCCAGCGCTCGACGCTCTTGGGGTCCACTCCGACGTGCTCCGCCAGCGAAGGGACCGTCTCGCCCTTTGCCGAAATCGCCGCACGCAGACGCTCGTTCGCCATGAGCCCAGACCTTCCCTTAGGACGTTGGGACGTTTTGACGTTACCTCAGACGTCCCTAAACGTCCATCGGGGCGGTGATGCGTCCACCCCTTCTCGCGGTTCTCTGATCGTGCCGGCACAGCCTCGGCTCTCAATTCGACTCAGATCAGGAGAACCAGACGATGCGTCAGATTCCCGTAGACACCACCGCCGCCGCGATGATGATTGCCCAGCCTCCGCAGCCCAAGGTCATCAACCGTCAGACCGGCGAGATCGCCACCGACCGCGACACCGGCGCGAAGCTCATGACGGTCAACGTCATGTTCGCCATGGACGGCAACGCCGAGGTCCTGAACGTGACCGTCCCGGAGACCGGCGTCGCCGACGAGTTGACCATGGGCACGCCCGTCGCTCTGACCGGCCTGATCGCCCGTCCCTGGGAGAACGAGTTCAACGGTCAGAAGCGGCACGGCATCAGCTTCCGCGCCGTGGCGGTCACGTCCCTCTCGCAGGCACAGAGCACGGCGGCCTGATCATGAACACTCTTCTGATCGCCGCTGTGATCGCTGGTGGGCTGGCGCTGCTCCGGTGGCGCCGACCCGCCTGGTTCTGGCTATGCCTCGGGCTTCCGCTGGCCGCCGCGCGCGTGCTGCTCCGCTACGGCTCGGTCATGGAAGCCTGCGGGCTGACGGTCCCGCCGTCCCGCATGCGGCTCGCCGTGGCTCGGGCTACCCGCACCGAGGTTCCGTCCTCGCGAGTGCCGCGCATCATCCGTCTGACGCCGACCCGTACGGGCCTCGTCCTCCGGATCAAGATGCGGCCCGGACAGGACGCCTTCGACTTCATCGCCTCCTCCGACCGGCTCCGGCACTCCTTCAAGATGCAGGGCGTGACCGGCCGGGAGGTGAAGGCCGGTGTGGTCGAGCTGCGGATGACTGGATACGACGTGCTCAAGCGGGTCCAGATGCCCGCCAGGACCGAGACGAAGACGCTCCGCATCCCTGTCTCGCTCCGTGAGGACGGCTCGATCCACTACCGCGACTACCGGGAGGTCCCGCACTCGCTCAACATCGGCGCCACGCAGTCGGGTAAGTCCGTCTACCAGCGTCGGCTGGTGACCGAACTCGCCTCGCAGCCGGTCGCCTTGGCTGGCATCGACTGCAAGAACGGCGTGGAGCTGGCGCCTCTGGCCCGCCGCTTCTCCGCCCTCGCCTGCAACCCGGATGACGCGCTCGGACTCCTGGACGCGCTCCTCGACCGCATGGAAGGGATCTACGAGATCATCCGGCGCGAGCAGCGGATCAGTTCGGACGTGCCGGATGCGGAGATCACTGCCGACATCTGGGGCCTGCCTGAGCACCTGCGGCCCACCCCGGTCGTGCTGCTGGTGGACGAGGTCGCCGAACTCGCCCTCTTCGCCTCGAAGAAGGAAGAGAAGCGACGCGACGCCATCGTGACCGCCCTGGTGCGCCTGGCCCAGCTCGGACGGGCCGCCGGTATCTACGTCGAGATCTGCGGGCAGCGCTTCGGTGCCGACCTCGGCAACGGAATCACCTTGCTCCGCTCGCAGTTGACCGGCCGCGTCTCGCATCGCGTCAACGACGAAGCCTCCGCCCGGATGGTCTTCGGCGACATCTCGCCTGACGCCATGGGCGCCACGGTGCAGATCCCGACCGACCGCCCCGGTACGGCCGTTGCTGCCGAGTCCTCCGGCGGCTGGGTCCTCACCCGCACCCCCTACACGACGCTCCGGCAGGCCGTGAACACCTGCAACCGCCATGCCGAGCTGACCCCGGAACTGCCCGAACTGGCCAACTGGCGCCCGGACCTCCGCATCTCCCTCGTCAAGACAGCAGCCGCCGACGAGCTGACGAGTCAGGCCGCCTGACCGCACACGACCCGACCAACGAAAGGAGGGCTGAGACATGAACCGGCTGCCTCGGGTGGACGCCGTACTCGTCCAGGCCGTCATCGCCGGCGCCCTGTCGTTCGCGCACCTCCACGACATCGCCGCCGCTGCGGGACAGGACGGTTGGAAGGCGTGGGCCTATCCGGTCAGTGTGGACCTGCTGCTCGTCGCCGCATGGCGCCGTATCCGCAGCCTGCAAGCCGCTGGTGAAAGGTGCGGACTGGCCTGGTGCTGGTTCGTCATCGCGCTCGCCGCGTCGCTCGGAGCCAACGTGGCTACGGCCGGTCTCCTCGACCTGGAAGCCGTTCCCGCCTGGCTGCGCATCCTCGTTGCCGGTTGGCCCGCACTGGCCTTCTTCGGCGGAACGCTCCTGGCTCACTCACCCACGGGAGAGCGGGAGAGCGCGCTGTCCACTCAAGTCGAGCGAGCTGCGACCGAGGACGAGTCGCCTGTGCTCGCGGACGAGCTGGACCGCCCCGAGCTGCCGGAAGTCGAAGCCGCTCCGGCTCCGGTCGAGCCCGCAACGCCGGCACCAATTCCCGACGTACCTCCCGCCCTCATCACACACGCCCGGAAGCTCGCCGACGCCCACCAGGCGCAGACCGGCGGCCCCATCGACACCGACACACTCCGCGCCCGCCTCGGCGTCCCGGCCCCTATGGCCGACGCCATCGCAACCCAACTGACCTGAGAGGAACCGACCATGCCTGCCCGCGACTTCTTCCACTCCGTCGAACGCATCGGCCCCGTACAGATCGGCACCCACCGAAGCCGCCGATCCGGCGAGACCCGACACGCAGCCGTGTGCACCTCTGAGCGCTGTGGCTGGTCCGCCGACTACTCGAACCGGTCGGCCGCCCAGCTCGCCGCCCGCACCCACCGTTGCCGCGTCCGCTGAGGGAGGCATCCGACATGACCGTGAACGTCCCGCTCATCCTGCTCCTGGCCCTCGTCGGCTACTTCGGCATCCGCCTCTTCCGGCCGCCGACCTGGCTCGTGGTCGTCCTGCTCCTGGGCGGCTTCCTCCTGGCAGACACCTTTCTCGCCCCCGCGATCGACTCCGGCGCCCGCACCGGCACCGAGATCGTCAACGGCACCAACGACTGAACAAGGAGACAGCACATGTTCCAGCCCAAGTACCCGACCGCACCGCTCCCAACGGCCACCAGCCCGGCCCCGGTCGTCACACCGACCGCGATCAACCACTACCCGCAGCAGCAGACGGCTCCCACCTACGCACAGCCGCAGTACGCCGCGCCCGCTCCAGCCGCGCCCCAGCGCCCCGGACTGCTCACCCCCGGACGAGTCGGCACAGCCGTCGTCGGCGGAACCGCCGCCGTGCTCATTGTCGGCACGGTTCTCGTCTCGCTGCTCCTGGCCGTCGCAGTCACCGCGGCTTCCGTCGCGGTCTGCGCCGTCATCATCCGCTCGCTCGTCAACTCGCAGTACAGCCGCTTCTGACCGGCCCTCGGGGCGGCCCTGATACCGCCAAGCATCCGCCGCCCCGAGAGCGCTGCCCCTTCCCGACCAGAGATCGAAAAGGAGACACCATCATGACCCACAGCGCACCGGCACAGCAGCCGCTCTGCCGAGACTGCGACGGCTTCCCCGTCGTCGCCATCGACACCGGATCGCTCAACCCGGACGGCACCCGGCGCACGCTCCACGTCACCTGCCGGACCTGCCAAGGCACCGGCCACACCTCCGCCGCCCACGTTCTCTCGGGAGGGCGCGCGTGACCAAGCCCGCGACCTTCGCGGGCCTGGACCCGGTCACCATCGGCGACGCGCTGAGGGTGGCCGGGTCTCCCGACTTCGCCCGCTGGGAAGACCAGATCCGCCGCACCGGAGGCTGCTCCAACCCCGTCCACCTGACCGGCTGGACGCTGACCAAGGACAAGACCACCGGGGAGACGCTGCACCACTACAGCACCGAGAATGAACCGGGCGGACGCCTGCGCGTCGCCTGCGGCAACCGCCGTGCCTCCCGCTGCCAGGCCTGCGCCCGCACCTACTCCGCCGACACCTACCACCTCATCCGTGCGGGCCTGGCCGGAGACGACACCAAGGACGTGCCGGCTTCCGTCCGGGACCACCCGCGCGTCTTCGCCACCCTCACCGCACCGAGCTTCGGACGCGTACACAACCGCCCCGCGAAGCGGCCCTGTAATTGCGGCGTCCGACACCCGGAAGCAGACCCGGACCTCGGGACACCGCTCGACCCGGAGAGCTACGACTACGCCGGGGCGGTGCTGTTCAACAACCACGCCGGACAGCTCTGGGCACGCTTCGCCAACCGGCTCCGCCGTGAGATCGCTGCCCGTGCCGGACTCTCACAGCGGGAGCTGCGCGAGGTGTGCCGGATCTCCTACGGCAAGGTCGCGGAGTTCCAGAAGCGGGGCGCGATCCACTTCCACGCTGTGATCCGCCTCGACGGTGCGGACGGTCCCCACGACGCGCCCCCGTCCTGGGCACGGACCAGCCTCCTCGAGGACGCCATCCGTGCAGCCGCTCGACACAGCTACACGACCGTCACCGTTCCGGCGGCCGGCACCGAGCCCACCCGCTCGCTGCGTTGGGGCGACCAGCTCGACATCCGCCCCGTACGAGCCTTCGGGGACGGTTCGGAGCTGACTGAACAGGCCGTCGCCTCCTACGTCGCCAAGTACGCCACCAAGGCCGCCGAGAACACCGGCACCCTGGATCGCCGCATCGGCGAACTCGCCGAACTGGAACGGCACGACGTACCCGAGCACACCCAACGGCTCATCCGCGCCTGCCGCGACCTCGACCGCCTCTATCCCGACCGGCGGCTGTGGGCCTGGGCGCACATGCTCGGCTTCCGGGGCCACTTCTCCACCAAGTCCCGGCACTACTCCGTCACCCTCGGCTCGATCCGCCAGGCACGGGCCGTCTACCGCGCCGCCGAACAGGCCGCCGCCCTCGGCCTGGAGGAGATCGAGCCGGACACCGTGCTCGTCCTCGCCGACTGGCAGTACGCCGGACACGGCCACACCCCCGGCGAATCCGCACTCGCCGCCGGCATCGCCCAAGACCTGCAACTCAACCGCGACACCGCACGCGAAGCCCTGACCGAACTAGAACGAGGAGGTGTCTGGTGAGCGTCCGCCGCCTTCCTGAGCGCTACCTGACCCCTGTCGACCTGGCGGACCTCCTCGGCGTACCCGTCGAGACGGTCTACCAGTGGCGCCGCAAGCACGTCGGGCCCCGCGGCTTCCGGGTCGGTCGGCACCTGCGCTACGACCCCGAGGACGTACGCGCCTGGGTCGCCGGTCAGATGGAAGAGGCCGCCTGATGGCCGGGCACATCCAAGACCGCTGGTACAAGGTCGAGTCGGGCACGAATGGTAAGCCCGTCAAGGTCAAGACCGACCGACACGGAGCGGGAATGCGCTACCGCGCTCGGTACGTCGCCCCGGACGGGAGCGAACGGAGCCGGTCCTTCCCGGACAAGCAGAAGCGTTTGGCCGAGCAGTGGCTGGCTCAGGTCTCCGCCGACATGACCCGTGGCCAGTACGTGGACCCATCTGCGGGAAGAGAGACATTCAGGCAGTACGCCACGAACTGGCTCGCTTCCCAGACCACCGACATCTCAACGATCGATGCCACGGAACTCCGACTCCGGCTGCACGTCTTCCCGTACATCGGCTCGCGTTCGCTGAGTGCCTTTCAGCCGGGCCACATTCGAGCCTGGAACAAAGCACTCATCGGTGCCGGACTGTCTGCCTCCTATCGGCGGGTCATCTTCGCCAACGTCTCGGCTGTCTTCGCTGCCGCAGTTGATGACGGCATCATCATCCGCAATCCGTGCCGGGCCGGTTCCGTCCGGGCACCCAAGCTGGACGGTCGCAAGCTCAAGCCGTGGACGAGTGAGCGCGTCTTCGCCATACGGGCCAGCCTCCCGGCGGAGTACCGGACGATCGTCGATGTGGGTGCCGGATGCGGGCTGCGACAAGGCGAAATCTTCGGGCTGGCCATCGATGAAGTCGACTTCCTCGGCGGAGTCGTGCATGTGGTGCGTCAGGTCAAGATGGTGAAATCGGCACTCGTCTTCGCTCCGCCCAAGGGCGGCAAGCTACGCGATGTGCCGCTACCCGACGCCGTGGCGTCCGCGCTCGCTGAGCACGTCACCAAGCGCCCTCCGCAGGAGATCACGCTTCCGTGGAAGACGCCGGACGGTCCTCCCGTGACGGCCTCGCTCGTCTTCTTCTCACGCGAGCGCAAAGCAATGAACCGGAACTACTTCAACATGCACCTCTGGAAGCCCGCCCTCGTCTCGGCAGGCGTCATCGGGGAACGGCAACCGGGCCAACAGTTCGAGCCGTCACGCGAGCACGGTATGCACGCACTGAGGCACTTCTACGCCTCGGTCCTTCTGGACGCCGGAGAGAACGTCAAGGCGCTGGCCGAGTACCTGGGCCACAGTGATCCAGGATTCACGCTGCGGACGTACACGCACCTCATGCCGAACAGGCAGGCGCGCGCACGGCGGGCCGTCGACATGGCTCTCGGCCACAGTCCCGAACCATCGACTATGGACGTGACATGACCCCAAGGGCCCATCAGTTAACTCGCCAGATGATCCATGGGAACGGACTAAAGCCTCGTGGCGTGTACATACACGACGGGTTACTCAAGCCTGGATGATTCGCTCTGCGGAGCCCCCATCGAAAGATCAATACAGTGACGAAGCGCGCACACAGCCTGGTTGGCGAGATTGAACGAGATGCTCTAGACGACGCGGTCCCCTTGTCCACCGTCCTGCGGAAGGTCATCGCGCTGGGCGGCGCCGTGAACTCTGACCAACTACGGGAGTGGGCGGGGAAAGAACTCCGCGGATACGAGGGTGATGATGAAGTTCCCAAGTACCGAGTCGTCGGGGCCCCGCTGAAGATCGATGCCTTGATCGGCCCTCGCCAGGTCACCGGGCAACAGATCAGCCCCAATGACCTTCCCTCGTTTGCCCAGAAACACATCGGCGAGGACGTCCAGCTGCGGATGGGGGTGAGGGAGCTCGAAGACTCTGCGAACAACATCAATCCCGAGAAGGGCTACGTGCAGTTAACTCCCAGCCGCGCCACAGACATCGCCAAGGTCATGGACACCGCCAGCGGCGAACCCTTCCAGACGATCACTGCCCTCTATTGGGTGGTCTCGAAATCCAGCATCGTTGGCGTCCTCGACCAAGTACGGACGACGCTGACCGAACTGGTAGCCGAGCTACGCGCGACGGTGCCCGACGAGGACACGGACCCTTCCTCTGAAGCCGTTGGGAATGCACTGCACGTTGCCGTAACGGGTTCCCCAAAGGCTCGCATCACCCTCACGACTGCACAGTCACACGGGAAGAGCACGATCAAGAACGCTGACGCCTCGCCAGATGTCAGCGAAGACGCTTCCTTCTGGACTCGCAACAAGAAGGCCGCGTTCATCGGTGGAGCGGTAACTGTCCTCGCTGGCGTCGCCACAATCCTGCGGTTGTTCCTCTAGGACACGACGCCGGGCCAACTGAGGCACCGAGACCGGGTTACAGATACCTGTAGACAGCTGTGGGCCGCGCCTTCCTCCCCGGGAAGTGCGGCCCACGGCCCATGTACGGCCCAGGAGAGCAAACGGATGCTCTGACCTGTGTCGTTTCTAGATGTCGAAGTACAGCTCGAACTCGTGCGGGTGCGGCCGCAGTTGCATCGGGGCGATCTCGTTCTCGCGCTTGTACTCGATCCACGTGTCGATCAGGTCGGCCGTGAAGACGCCGCCCGCCTGGAGGTACTCGTTGTCCGCCTCCAGGGCGTCGAGGACCGCCGGGAGGGACGTGGGGACCTGCGGGACGCCCGCGTGCTCCTCGGGGGCGAGTTCGTAGAGGTCCTTGTCGATCGGCTCGGCCGGCTCGATCTTGTTCTTCACGCCGTCGAGGCCCGCCATCAGCAGCGCCGAGAAGGCCAGGTACGGGTTCGACGAGGGGTCGGGCGCGCGGAATTCGACGCGCTTCGCCTTCGGGTTGGAGCCCGTGATCGGGATTCGCATCGCCGCGGAGCGGTTGCGCTGCGAGTAGACCAGGTTGACCGGCGCCTCGAAGCCCGGCACCAGGCGGTGGTAGGAGTTCACCGTCGGGTTGGTGAAGGCCAGCAGCGACGGGGCGTGCTTGAGGATGCCGCCGATGTAGTAGCGGGCGGTGTCGGACAGGCCCGCGTAGCCCTGCTCGTCGTAGAAGAGCGGGGAGCCCTCGCTCCACAGGGACTGGTGTACGTGCATGCCGGAGCCGTTGTCACCGAAGATCGGCTTGGGCATGAACGTCGCGGTCTTGCCGTTGCGCCACGCGGTGTTCTTCACGATGTACTTGAAGAGCATCAGGTCGTCGGCGGCGGCGAGCAGCGTGTTGAACTTGTAGTTGATCTCGGCCTGTCCGGCGGTGCCCACCTCGTGGTGCTGGCGCTCGACCTGTAGGCCGGCCTTGTTCAGCTCCAGGGTGATCTCGGCGCGCAGGTCGGCGAAGTGGTCGACGGGCGGGGCGGGGAAGTAGCCGCCCTTGTAGCGGACCTTGTAGCCGCGGTTGCCGCCGTCCTCGATGGTGCCGGTGTTCCAGGCGCCGGCCTCCGAATCGATGTGGTAGTAACCGGCGTTGGCCTTGGTCTCGAAGCGCACGTCGTCGAAGACGTAGAACTCGGCCTCGGGGCCGAAGAAGGCGGTGTCGGCGATGCCGGAGGACGCGAGGTACGCCTCGGCCTTCTTCGCCACGTTCCGCGGGTCACGGCTGTACTGCTCGCCGGTGATCGGGTCGTGGATGAAGAAGTTGACGTTGAGGTGCTTCTCGCTGCGGAACGGGTCCAGCCGGGCCGTGCTCAGGTCGGGCACCAGCGCCATGTCCGACTCGTGGATGGCCTGGAAGCCGCGGATCGACGAGCCGTCGAACATCAGGTTCTCGTCCGGGTCGAACGACTCCGCAGGCACGGTGAAGTGCTGCATGATGCCCGGCAGATCGCAGAAACGGACGTCGATGAACTTCACGTCGTTGTCCGCGATGAATTTCTTGGCCTCGGCGGCGTTCTGGAACATCCATCCTCCTAGTCCCGCCGCGGAGGGACGGGAATTGCTGGTACGCCGGTGCGGGGGCGCGCGATGGGGCCGACGATAGGCAGGCGCGATTTCTCAAGCGTGACCCGGCTGTTTCGCCGATGTTAACCAGTGTGCCCCTGATCGCCGGTGACCTGCGAACAAGGTCGTTTCCGCCCCGCGATACGGTTGCCGTGTGAACAACAGGGATGCCATCGGCTCATGGCTGTCGGGCCCGCGTGCCGCGGCCGAGGACATGGGCGCCGACTTCGGTCACCGCGGCGAGCGGCTGGGGCTGCCCGCGGAAGGCCCGCGCTCGATCGCGCCGGTCGGGCGGCGGCTGGGCGCCCTGTTCATCGACTGGGCGGTCTCCGTGCTGATCGGTTACGGGCTCTTCGCGGGCGGTGATCTGCACAGCGCCGACAACTGGGCGCTCGCCGTGTTCCTCGTGATGAGCCTGCTGACGGTCGGCACCGTGGGCAGCACCCCGGGCAAGCGGCTGCTGCGGCTGCGCGTGGTCGCCGTCGAGGGGCTGGGACGTCCGGCCCTGTGGCGGGTCGCGGTGCGTACGGTCCTGCTGGGGCTGGCGATTCCGGCGCTGATCTGGGACCGCGACGGGCGCGGTCTGCACGACCGGCTCTCCGGGACCGTGCAGGTGCGGATGTAGCGCGGCGGTTCGTAGCGCGGCTACTCGGCGACTCCGGGCGCCCCCGGTTCCGGCTCGTCCCGTGGGGGCTCGTGCCTCGTGCGGACATGGTGGCCCGTGTGCCTCGTCCGGACATCGTGGCTCGTGCGGACATGGAAGTGCGGCCGGGCCTCCTGCTTCGCCCGGCCGCAACACATCGCTGCGCGCCGTACGCCCACGCCGTACGTCCGGGCCGCGCGGCCCCGACTACCGGGCGTCGCGCCGCCGTTCGGTCAGCGGCCGTTGCCCCGGGGCATCCGCATGCCCTTCGGCATCGGCCCCTTGGGGATCGGCATGTTGCTCATCAGGTCGCCCATCGCGCGCAGGCGGTCGTTGACCTGGGTCGTCTGCGGGCCGGTCAGCACACGCGGCAGCTTCAGCAGCTTCGTACGGAGCTTCTTCAGCTCCACCTGGCCCTCGTCGTCGCCCACGATGAAGTCGTGTACGGGCACGTCCGAGACGACCCGGGCCATGCGCTTCTTCTCGGAGGCGAGCAGCGAGCGCAGCCGGTTCGGATTGCCCTCCGCGACGAGGACGATGCCTGCGCGGCCCACCGCCCGGTGCACCACGTCCTGGCTGCGGTTCATCGCCACGGCGGGCGTGATCGTCCAGCCCT from Streptomyces marispadix includes:
- a CDS encoding helix-turn-helix domain-containing protein, producing MSVRRLPERYLTPVDLADLLGVPVETVYQWRRKHVGPRGFRVGRHLRYDPEDVRAWVAGQMEEAA
- a CDS encoding helix-turn-helix domain-containing protein, which gives rise to MANERLRAAISAKGETVPSLAEHVGVDPKSVERWITLERTPHRSHRWKAASFLGVDEVYLWPAVEKQAETASTSELVTFYPNRGAVPGHLWESLIEKATSQVEILVYAGLFLFDSHPDLADQFAEKAKAGAKIRVLLGDPESVMIQQRGEEEGIGDSLAARAKLSQHYISPATGTPGVELRLHDTILYNSIYRFDDDMLVNPHVLGAPAGQNPVLHFRYLPGARTFRHYMRSFDYAWERSTPA
- a CDS encoding mobile element transfer protein, which codes for MPARDFFHSVERIGPVQIGTHRSRRSGETRHAAVCTSERCGWSADYSNRSAAQLAARTHRCRVR
- a CDS encoding tyrosine-type recombinase/integrase — protein: MAGHIQDRWYKVESGTNGKPVKVKTDRHGAGMRYRARYVAPDGSERSRSFPDKQKRLAEQWLAQVSADMTRGQYVDPSAGRETFRQYATNWLASQTTDISTIDATELRLRLHVFPYIGSRSLSAFQPGHIRAWNKALIGAGLSASYRRVIFANVSAVFAAAVDDGIIIRNPCRAGSVRAPKLDGRKLKPWTSERVFAIRASLPAEYRTIVDVGAGCGLRQGEIFGLAIDEVDFLGGVVHVVRQVKMVKSALVFAPPKGGKLRDVPLPDAVASALAEHVTKRPPQEITLPWKTPDGPPVTASLVFFSRERKAMNRNYFNMHLWKPALVSAGVIGERQPGQQFEPSREHGMHALRHFYASVLLDAGENVKALAEYLGHSDPGFTLRTYTHLMPNRQARARRAVDMALGHSPEPSTMDVT
- a CDS encoding AbiTii domain-containing protein, with amino-acid sequence MTKRAHSLVGEIERDALDDAVPLSTVLRKVIALGGAVNSDQLREWAGKELRGYEGDDEVPKYRVVGAPLKIDALIGPRQVTGQQISPNDLPSFAQKHIGEDVQLRMGVRELEDSANNINPEKGYVQLTPSRATDIAKVMDTASGEPFQTITALYWVVSKSSIVGVLDQVRTTLTELVAELRATVPDEDTDPSSEAVGNALHVAVTGSPKARITLTTAQSHGKSTIKNADASPDVSEDASFWTRNKKAAFIGGAVTVLAGVATILRLFL
- a CDS encoding HD domain-containing protein, translated to MPSSLDTPRGAAELAESLLPPLGNRWLHTQAVAERAREASPAVPEDERDLLVASAWLHDIGYAPELRETGFHPLDGARYLESLNAPRRLVCLVAHHSGAVYEAEQRGLVAELKPYEREDTPILDALIFADMTTGPAGERFDFDRRMDEILVRYERGSEVHNAISNARPYLGAAVQRTLDRLSPHGE
- a CDS encoding NUDIX hydrolase, which gives rise to MARVDYFNDPDAPQANSIVPSVTAVARNESGKLLLIHKTDNGLWALPGGGVDVGESAPDAAVRETKEETGFDIEVTGLVGLFTDPAHVMAYDDGEVRQQFSICFSARIVGGRLRTSSESKEVAFVAPERLDELNIHPSMRLRIDHGLSERAEPYIG
- the repSA gene encoding replication initiator protein RepSA, which translates into the protein MTKPATFAGLDPVTIGDALRVAGSPDFARWEDQIRRTGGCSNPVHLTGWTLTKDKTTGETLHHYSTENEPGGRLRVACGNRRASRCQACARTYSADTYHLIRAGLAGDDTKDVPASVRDHPRVFATLTAPSFGRVHNRPAKRPCNCGVRHPEADPDLGTPLDPESYDYAGAVLFNNHAGQLWARFANRLRREIAARAGLSQRELREVCRISYGKVAEFQKRGAIHFHAVIRLDGADGPHDAPPSWARTSLLEDAIRAAARHSYTTVTVPAAGTEPTRSLRWGDQLDIRPVRAFGDGSELTEQAVASYVAKYATKAAENTGTLDRRIGELAELERHDVPEHTQRLIRACRDLDRLYPDRRLWAWAHMLGFRGHFSTKSRHYSVTLGSIRQARAVYRAAEQAAALGLEEIEPDTVLVLADWQYAGHGHTPGESALAAGIAQDLQLNRDTAREALTELERGGVW
- a CDS encoding SCO3933 family regulatory protein, with protein sequence MRQIPVDTTAAAMMIAQPPQPKVINRQTGEIATDRDTGAKLMTVNVMFAMDGNAEVLNVTVPETGVADELTMGTPVALTGLIARPWENEFNGQKRHGISFRAVAVTSLSQAQSTAA
- a CDS encoding FtsK/SpoIIIE domain-containing protein, whose product is MNTLLIAAVIAGGLALLRWRRPAWFWLCLGLPLAAARVLLRYGSVMEACGLTVPPSRMRLAVARATRTEVPSSRVPRIIRLTPTRTGLVLRIKMRPGQDAFDFIASSDRLRHSFKMQGVTGREVKAGVVELRMTGYDVLKRVQMPARTETKTLRIPVSLREDGSIHYRDYREVPHSLNIGATQSGKSVYQRRLVTELASQPVALAGIDCKNGVELAPLARRFSALACNPDDALGLLDALLDRMEGIYEIIRREQRISSDVPDAEITADIWGLPEHLRPTPVVLLVDEVAELALFASKKEEKRRDAIVTALVRLAQLGRAAGIYVEICGQRFGADLGNGITLLRSQLTGRVSHRVNDEASARMVFGDISPDAMGATVQIPTDRPGTAVAAESSGGWVLTRTPYTTLRQAVNTCNRHAELTPELPELANWRPDLRISLVKTAAADELTSQAA
- a CDS encoding DUF2637 domain-containing protein, which produces MNRLPRVDAVLVQAVIAGALSFAHLHDIAAAAGQDGWKAWAYPVSVDLLLVAAWRRIRSLQAAGERCGLAWCWFVIALAASLGANVATAGLLDLEAVPAWLRILVAGWPALAFFGGTLLAHSPTGERESALSTQVERAATEDESPVLADELDRPELPEVEAAPAPVEPATPAPIPDVPPALITHARKLADAHQAQTGGPIDTDTLRARLGVPAPMADAIATQLT